Sequence from the Deinococcus radiotolerans genome:
CTGGCCTTCGACCACCAGGTCGATCCGGTAGCCGTTCATCTCGAACTGCGGGATGACGCGGTAACCCCGTTCAGCGAGCTGCAGGTAGACGTCCACCTCGAACCAGCTGTCAAAGGGCCTGGGCGCGTTGTTGCGGGCCCGCCCGGGCCGGGCGGCCTCCGTGCGCAGGTCCTGGATCCGGGCGTCGGCCAGAGGCTGGAACTGGGCCAGCTCCGGGTTGCGGACGTGCCGGATGAGTGAGGCCCGCAGGTCCTCGGGATGAAGGTCCGGGAGGTCGACACTGTGGAACAGCCACAGCTGGTCCCGGGCCCGGCTGGCGGCGACGTTGTAGCGGGGCTGGAAGATGGCGTCGTCGCGGGAGCGCTTGGAGGCGCGGCGTCCATCGGTGGGACTGTCCACCATGCTCAGGAACATGACGTCGCGCTCATCGCCCTGGAAGCTCTAGGCGTTCCCGCACACGACCTTGCGCTCTTCAAGCTCCCGTTCGGAGACTTCGGCCCGGAGCAGCGCCGCGATCTCCTCGGCCTGCGTGTCCCCGACCAGACTGACCACGCCGATGGTTTTCGCCCGGCCGTCCGCGTCCCGGTAGCGCGGGTCAAGGATGCAGGCCTTGATCTGGTCCACGATGGCCCGCGCCTCGGCCGGGTTCGTCTTGTCGCCCCGCGGGACGGTGTAGCCGTCGGTCACGTGCCGCGCCACCAGCGGTGCGAGCCGGTCTGCTCCGAACTGGCGCAGGGCGATCAGCGGCTGGTCCTCGTAACTGAGCTCGCTGGAGAATTTGATGATCTCCGGCATGCATCGGAAGTGCTCCCGCAGGCTGATGCGGTCGGCGTAGGTGTAGGCGCCGAACCCGAACAGGCTGGCCTTGCGCTCCCCCAGAATCTCGGGGGCCGGGAGCCCGGTGAGATAACGGCCGACCAGGGCGTCCAGGCGATCGGTCTGCAGGCCGACGCCTTCCGGCTCGATCTGCTTGTCGTCCCCGACGATGATGATCTTCTTGGCGATGAACGTCAGGAAAAGGCTTTCAGGTCCGGCCTGACTGGCCTCGTCCACGATCACCACATCGAACATGCCGGGGCGCAGCGTGAACGTCTCACCGACCAGGTGCAGCGGCATGATCCACGCGGGGATGGCGGTGCGGGCCTCTTCCAGCGCGGCGCGGGCCGTCTGGCGGTGACGCTCCGCGTGCTTCCCGGTGCCCTTCCCGAGGCTTTTCATGGCGCGCTGCCAGCGCACCAGGCCCTGCTGCTCACGCTGGGTCAGGCGGTTCAGGGTGTTCACCCAGGCCCGGTGGGTGGCGAGGTCACGCAGGGTGTCGCGGATTCGCTGTCGGCAGGCCGCCAGACGCTGGCGGACATCAACTTCGGTGTCCGGGTTGGACAGCCGTGCGAGCTCGGCGTCCGCGCGCAGCCACCGCCACGCTGCCTCGAGGCTCCTCAGGCGTTCATCCCACACCGCGTCCTCCGGCTGAGTGCGGAGCTCGTCGGCCAGGGTCGGTGCCGTCCGGCGCAGGGTGGCCATCAATTGGTCGCGTTCCTCCAGGAGCTGCTTGCGTGCGGTCAGGTGGAGGACGCGCCGGTGGGCCTGGCTGTACGCGTCGGGATCCCGGGTCTGGACGGCTTTGATGAGTTCGCGGGTCACCGGATGGGTATCCGGCCGCAGGGCCAGGCCTTCGAGGGCCGGGAGCAGATCATTCAGCACCTGCCGCCGGGCTGTGGCGGTGGCCTCCGCACTGGCCGCCTGAACCCCTGCCGTGAGGCGGTCCAGCTCAGCGCTGTCCCACCAGCGCGGCTCAGGCAGGCCGGCGACCGACCGCGTGGCCGTTCTGGCCTCGGTCAGGCGGTCCTGAAGCTCATCCAGGCGCGTCAGCGCTTCCTGCGCCTCACGAAGGGCCAGCAGGCGGCGCTTCATCGAACCGGAGACCGGCAGCCCGACCTCCTTCCAGAGCGTCTCCAGTCCTGCGAGACGCTGATGAAGCCTGAAGTGCTGGAGCAGGGCTTCAAGTACTTCGGGGGTGTCGGCCGCGCGTCCCCCGACCCTGACTTCCTCACGCAGGTACTGCCGGGTCTTTACGGCCGCCGGCTTCATCAGGAAGTTGCCCCAACCTCCTCCGGCCCGCAGGTGGGCGAGCACCGTCTCGGCGTCGGCCTGGACGGTCTGAGGGTCCCGGGTGCCCAGCCCGCTCACTGCTGTCTCCTCCAACCAGTCGCCGTGCGTCAGCAGCGACGGCAGATGGGCATCGGTCTGGGCGCGCACCTCCTGCCACAGCCCGGCCTGACCCTTGAGGGTGGCCGCGACGGCGCCGATCAGCCAGGCGTCGGGGCCGGCGTGAATCGTCTGCACGGCGCGGGACAGCTCCCGCAGCGCGTCCAGCAGCGCCCGGCGAACGTCCGGGGCCGTGTCCTGCAAGGTGGCGAAGCCCAGGTGGGCGCGCCCGCCCGCATGGCGGTCCGAGGTGGTGACCGCTTCGGCTTCCTCACGCACGAACTGAAGGAACGTTTCAGGAGCCAGCAGCGTGTCCCGGCCGTTCCAGTGCTGCGCGAGTTCCGTCTCTTCTTCCGCCGTGAACTCGCGCAGCAGGGCCAGCAGTCTCAGCGCCTGGGCGTCGGTCAGCGGCGCGCTCTGCACCGGATTGCCGAGTTCCGTGAGCCACCCGAACTGCGCTTCCTGAGCGCGCAGACGTGCCCCGGTCTCCTGAGCGCTGCCCAGGTAGCCTTCCAGGTTCAGGTCGCCGACTTCACCCTGGCGGATGCGCCGCAGGTCGTCCAGCAGGGTGTCCTCTTCCTTTCGTGCCTTCTCCAGCTCGTACGAGAGGGCATTCAGGCGGGCCGTTTCGCGGGTCTCCGGCTCCCGGTGGGCCGAACGCTGCGTGATCTCCTGCACCGAGCGCTCGAGGGTGGCCTTGGCGCCCTCCTCGCCGCGCAGATGCGTCACGCACAGGGCGGCCAGCTCTGCCGGGAACTTGTCCCGCAGCACCTTGAGGGCGCGGGCGGTGTGGCTCGTCACCAGCACCCGCTGGTCGGTGGCCAGCAGGTGGGAGACGAGGTTGACGATGGTGTGGGACTTGCCGGTTCCTGGGGGGCCCTGCACCAGGACGCCGGGCTGGCGCTCGAGCCTGCGAATGATCTCCAACTGGGCGTCGTTGGCCGGCAGGGGAAAGTACACCTCGGTGGCGCGCTGGCCCCCTGAGGTGCCGCTCATGCCACGGCCAGGGGGCTCGTTCGACACCTCGACGAAGCGGCGAAGCGGTTCGGGAATCGTGTCGAGCTGTCCCGCCTGGCGGACGATGTCGGCGTACGCGGCCACCAGACTCCGTTCGCCCCGGCGGCGCAGGATCAGGGCAGGTGCCCAGTGGACGGTGGGATCGGCTGGAGCCCCGCGAGGAGGAGTCAGTTCCGGAAGATATGAGCCGCGCTCTCCCGCCGCGTTCACCCACGCCTCAAGCAGTTGAGGGAGGATCGTGGCGCTCCAGACCTCCTCACCAGACTCTGCGAGGGCCTGATGAATATGGTCCTGGACCTGTGCCAGGGGCCGCTCATCGGCGTCGAGCATGTCCTGCTCAAGGGTCGTTCTGGCACCGTCCCCGGCCGCGGTCACGGTCAGGACCCCCCTCAGGGCGTCGAACGTCAGGGCCGCGCGCGCCGTGAGCAGGTGGCGGCGCACCTCGGAGCCCCCAGGCGTGCGCCAGGCCAGGTACCCGAGCCCCAGGCGCAGCTCGTAGGTTTCTCCGAACGACTCCAGCTTCTGATGAAAGTCGAACAGCTGGGAGTACCGGTCCTGAACCGTCCGGGCCCGGCGCTCCTCGGCAGCCCAGGCATGCCATTCCCGCTCGTACCGCCCCCAGGCCGCCAGCGCCTGCGCGTCGTCCTCGAGAAACAGGGTTTCCTGAATCTGCTGAGGCTGCAGATCATCGTCCGGAATGACCGTGGTGATGACCCTTTGCGT
This genomic interval carries:
- a CDS encoding DEAD/DEAH box helicase, which gives rise to MEATTRERTTKVFQFLQEFTGLKYKPQRTSDNDSLLWLHSLPQEPEVTNAARLTEREVTPDEWLVLRKPKFRPAPMVPAELTDWLTSPVGQPDRPPVVLTQRVITTVIPDDDLQPQQIQETLFLEDDAQALAAWGRYEREWHAWAAEERRARTVQDRYSQLFDFHQKLESFGETYELRLGLGYLAWRTPGGSEVRRHLLTARAALTFDALRGVLTVTAAGDGARTTLEQDMLDADERPLAQVQDHIHQALAESGEEVWSATILPQLLEAWVNAAGERGSYLPELTPPRGAPADPTVHWAPALILRRRGERSLVAAYADIVRQAGQLDTIPEPLRRFVEVSNEPPGRGMSGTSGGQRATEVYFPLPANDAQLEIIRRLERQPGVLVQGPPGTGKSHTIVNLVSHLLATDQRVLVTSHTARALKVLRDKFPAELAALCVTHLRGEEGAKATLERSVQEITQRSAHREPETRETARLNALSYELEKARKEEDTLLDDLRRIRQGEVGDLNLEGYLGSAQETGARLRAQEAQFGWLTELGNPVQSAPLTDAQALRLLALLREFTAEEETELAQHWNGRDTLLAPETFLQFVREEAEAVTTSDRHAGGRAHLGFATLQDTAPDVRRALLDALRELSRAVQTIHAGPDAWLIGAVAATLKGQAGLWQEVRAQTDAHLPSLLTHGDWLEETAVSGLGTRDPQTVQADAETVLAHLRAGGGWGNFLMKPAAVKTRQYLREEVRVGGRAADTPEVLEALLQHFRLHQRLAGLETLWKEVGLPVSGSMKRRLLALREAQEALTRLDELQDRLTEARTATRSVAGLPEPRWWDSAELDRLTAGVQAASAEATATARRQVLNDLLPALEGLALRPDTHPVTRELIKAVQTRDPDAYSQAHRRVLHLTARKQLLEERDQLMATLRRTAPTLADELRTQPEDAVWDERLRSLEAAWRWLRADAELARLSNPDTEVDVRQRLAACRQRIRDTLRDLATHRAWVNTLNRLTQREQQGLVRWQRAMKSLGKGTGKHAERHRQTARAALEEARTAIPAWIMPLHLVGETFTLRPGMFDVVIVDEASQAGPESLFLTFIAKKIIIVGDDKQIEPEGVGLQTDRLDALVGRYLTGLPAPEILGERKASLFGFGAYTYADRISLREHFRCMPEIIKFSSELSYEDQPLIALRQFGADRLAPLVARHVTDGYTVPRGDKTNPAEARAIVDQIKACILDPRYRDADGRAKTIGVVSLVGDTQAEEIAALLRAEVSERELEERKVVCGNA